One region of Emys orbicularis isolate rEmyOrb1 chromosome 4, rEmyOrb1.hap1, whole genome shotgun sequence genomic DNA includes:
- the LOC135877097 gene encoding olfactory receptor-like protein COR4, with product MAGGNCTAVTEFILTGVTDRPELQVPLFVVFLVIYVITLVWNLGMMVLIRINPQLHTPMYFFLKNLSLVDACYSTVITPKMLMSFLAERKAISYTGCIIQYFSFILFVISECLLLAVMAYDRYVAICNPLLYMVIMSPKHCLWLVAGSYLWAFLNSVIHTSGLLRLSYCDSNILNHFFCDINPLLKLSSSGTSINQLLVFLFGSLIEVISIVTILISYILIIVTVLRIRSTEGRRKAFYTCTSHLTAVSMFHGTILFMYFRPSTSYSLDTDKMASVFYTMIIPMLNPLIYSMRNKDVKDAMRRKVLKHMFRYVSL from the exons ATGGCTGGAGGAAATTGTACGGCAGTGACCGAGTTCATTCTCACAGGAGTGACAGATCGTCCGGAGCTGCAGGTCCCCCTCTTTGTGGTGTTCCTAGTGATCTATGTTATCACTCTGGTGTGGAATCTGGGGATGATGGTTTTAATCAGGATCAACCCCcaacttcacacccccatgtacttctttctCAAGAATTTGTCTCTCGTGGATGCCTGTTACTCCACAGTCATCACTCCCAAGATGCTGATGAGCTTCTTAGCAGAGAGGAAAGCTATTTCCTATACAGGTTGCATCATCCAATATTTTAGCTTCATATTGTTTGTCATCTCTGAGTGCCTTCTGCTGGCAGTAATGGCGTATGACCGTTATGTAGCCATCTGTAACCCGCTGCTATATATGGTCATCATGTCACCAAAGCACTGCCTATGGCTGGTGGCTGGTTCATATCTATGGGCCTTCCTGAACTCTGTGATTCACACCAGCGGTTTGCTAAGATTATCCTATTGCGACTCCAATATCCTGAATCATTTTTTCTGTGATATCAACCCACTTCTAAAGCTCTCCTCTTCTGGCACCTCTATCAATCAGCTACTTGTTTTCCTCTTTGGCAGTCTGATTGAGGTGATCAGCATTGTGACCATCCTCATCTCTTACATCTTAATTATTGTGACTGTGCTGCGGATCCGCTCCACCGAGGGCAGGCGCAAAGCCTTCTACACCTGCACCTCCCACCTGACGGCCGTCTCCATGTTCCATGGGACAATTCTCTTCATGTATTTCCGACCCAGCACCAGCTACTCGCTGGACACAGACAAAATGGCCTCCGTGTTCTACACAATGATCATCCCCATGctgaaccccctcatctacagcatgaggaacaaggatGTGAAGGACGCCATGAGGAGA AAAgtccttaagcacatgtttaggtatgtctccctttga